TCCTGGTTGAACCAGTTGCCCCACCGCCCGACCGCCTGGGCGAGCGGCATGCCGGGCGCGAGCGAGTCCGCGACCAGGGCGAAGTTCAGGTGGTAGCGACGGCAGGCGATGTAGGCACCGAGCGCGCCGAACAGCACACCGCCCCAGATGCCGAGCCCGCCGTCCCAGATCTTCAGCGCGCCGATCGTGCCCGGCCGCCCGGGGCCGCCCCAGTACAGCTCGGGATTGGTCGCCAAGTGGTAGAGCCGGGCCCCGACCAGGCCGAACGGCACCGCCCAGGTCGCGATGTCCGCCATCGCGCCCGGCGGCCCGCCACGCTTCTGGAACCGCCGGTCGCCGACCCACACCGCCACCACGACACCGGCGATGATGCACAGCGCGTAGAAGCGGATCGGCACCGGGCCGAGATGAACCACCGCCCGCGACGGACTCGGAATGTGGGCGGGCAGCACGTAGTCAGGCTACGGGGCGAGGCTCGGCGCGGTTCGAACCCCCGCAGCGAG
The DNA window shown above is from Mycobacteriales bacterium and carries:
- the lgt gene encoding prolipoprotein diacylglyceryl transferase; this encodes MLPAHIPSPSRAVVHLGPVPIRFYALCIIAGVVVAVWVGDRRFQKRGGPPGAMADIATWAVPFGLVGARLYHLATNPELYWGGPGRPGTIGALKIWDGGLGIWGGVLFGALGAYIACRRYHLNFALVADSLAPGMPLAQAVGRWGNWFNQELYGRPTGLPWGLHIDLAHRMPGYLADAYYQPTFLYESIWDVGVAILVILADRRWHFTRGRAFALYVMAYTAGRGWIEALRIDDAHKFFGLRLNDWTSVIVFIAATAYFVLMRPKPGEPEQPEDDALDPAAGHTLTT